The Thermosynechococcus sp. genome has a segment encoding these proteins:
- a CDS encoding DUF2085 domain-containing protein, with protein sequence MVQWRSLSPRWPDVILAALILGPLFAPFLAASNFLFLPKIAHIIYTMGHHVCPQPEMGLMLASPWKMAVCMRCYGTLVGVLLTRWWIQGSTTAREWYWLPQYGLGGFLVAVVFMLFYPLEWALQHYGIWGYSNWIVFPFGAIAGLGLGLLIMPLLYPKQHPATSGGGTNTEILVASDTKIN encoded by the coding sequence ATGGTGCAGTGGCGATCGCTTTCTCCCCGATGGCCTGACGTTATTCTGGCGGCACTCATTCTAGGCCCTCTATTTGCTCCCTTTTTGGCGGCCAGCAATTTTCTTTTCTTGCCTAAAATTGCCCACATCATCTATACCATGGGCCATCATGTGTGTCCGCAACCGGAAATGGGGTTAATGCTGGCCTCCCCTTGGAAAATGGCCGTGTGTATGCGCTGCTACGGCACCCTTGTTGGAGTTCTCCTGACGCGCTGGTGGATTCAGGGGTCCACCACTGCCCGGGAGTGGTACTGGTTGCCGCAATATGGTCTGGGGGGCTTTTTAGTGGCGGTGGTGTTCATGCTGTTTTACCCCCTAGAGTGGGCACTACAACACTACGGCATTTGGGGCTATTCCAATTGGATTGTCTTTCCCTTTGGGGCGATCGCTGGACTGGGCTTGGGATTACTGATCATGCCTCTGCTCTACCCCAAACAGCACCCTGCCACCTCCGGCGGAGGAACAAACACCGAAATTTTGGTAGCCTCCGATACAAAAATTAACTAG
- the glnA gene encoding type I glutamate--ammonia ligase — protein MATPQEILDLINSKYELIDLKFIDMPGTWQHLTVHKSQISESSFTDGVPFDGSSIRGWKAINESDMVMVPDPNTAWEDPFMKEPTLSMICTIKDPRTGELYDRCPRSIATRAVEYLKATGIGDTAYFGPEAEFFVFDDVRYDQNQRSGYYYVDSIEGLWNTGREEEGGNLGYKIRGKEGYFPVAPTDTLQDLRTEMLLTMAKCGVPIEKHHHEVATAGQCELGFRFGTLIQAADWLMTYKYCVKNVARKHGKVATFMPKPVFNDNGSGMHTHQSIWKDGQPLFWGDGYANLSQIALWYIGGILKHAPALLAFTNPTTNSYKRLVPGFEAPVNLAYSQGNRSASVRIPLTGPNPKAKRLEFRCPDATSNPYLAFAAMLCAGIDGIKNQIDPGSPLDVDIYDLSPEELAKIPSTPGSLMAALENLQKDHSFLTAGGVFSEDFILNWIQYKLDTEVIPMSLRPHPYEFTLYFDA, from the coding sequence ATGGCAACGCCCCAAGAAATCTTAGATTTGATCAACAGCAAGTACGAGCTCATCGACTTGAAATTTATTGACATGCCCGGCACGTGGCAACACCTGACGGTTCACAAAAGCCAAATCAGTGAAAGCTCATTTACCGACGGTGTGCCCTTCGACGGTTCCAGTATTCGCGGTTGGAAAGCGATTAACGAATCCGACATGGTGATGGTGCCGGATCCGAATACAGCGTGGGAAGACCCCTTCATGAAAGAACCCACCCTGAGCATGATTTGCACCATCAAAGATCCGCGCACCGGCGAACTCTACGATCGCTGCCCGCGCTCCATTGCCACCCGTGCCGTTGAGTACTTAAAAGCAACCGGCATTGGCGATACGGCTTACTTTGGCCCCGAAGCCGAGTTCTTTGTTTTCGATGACGTTCGCTACGACCAAAATCAACGGTCTGGCTACTACTACGTTGACAGTATTGAAGGTCTTTGGAACACTGGCCGTGAAGAAGAAGGGGGCAACCTCGGCTACAAAATCCGTGGCAAAGAGGGTTACTTCCCCGTTGCGCCCACAGATACGCTGCAGGACTTGCGCACAGAAATGCTCTTGACGATGGCCAAGTGCGGTGTACCCATTGAAAAGCATCACCACGAAGTGGCTACGGCGGGGCAGTGCGAGTTGGGTTTCCGCTTTGGCACCCTCATTCAAGCTGCCGACTGGCTAATGACCTATAAGTACTGCGTCAAGAATGTTGCCCGCAAGCACGGTAAAGTGGCAACCTTTATGCCCAAGCCCGTCTTCAACGACAACGGCTCGGGGATGCATACCCACCAGTCGATTTGGAAAGATGGCCAGCCCCTGTTCTGGGGAGATGGCTACGCCAATTTGAGCCAAATTGCTCTCTGGTACATTGGTGGTATCCTCAAGCACGCTCCGGCGCTATTGGCTTTTACCAACCCGACAACGAACTCCTACAAACGACTGGTTCCCGGCTTTGAGGCCCCCGTGAACCTTGCCTATTCCCAAGGCAACCGCTCTGCTTCTGTGCGGATTCCCCTCACTGGTCCCAACCCCAAAGCGAAGCGCCTCGAGTTCCGTTGCCCCGATGCCACGAGTAATCCCTACCTTGCCTTTGCGGCGATGCTGTGTGCAGGTATTGATGGCATCAAGAATCAAATCGATCCGGGTAGCCCCTTGGATGTTGATATCTACGACCTCAGCCCCGAAGAATTGGCCAAGATTCCCTCAACCCCCGGTTCACTTATGGCGGCCCTGGAAAATCTGCAAAAGGATCACAGCTTCCTCACGGCGGGGGGTGTCTTTAGCGAAGACTTTATCCTCAACTGGATTCAGTACAAGCTGGACACAGAAGTCATTCCCATGTCACTGCGTCCTCACCCCTATGAATTTACTCTCTACTTTGATGCCTAG
- the ychF gene encoding redox-regulated ATPase YchF, whose translation MLRAGIVGLPNVGKSTLFNALVANAKAEAANFPFCTIEPNVGVVAVPDERLEVLAKISQSAQIVPTRVEFVDIAGLVKGASKGEGLGNQFLANIREVDAIVHVVRCFEDPDIVHVAGRVNPVEDIAVINLELALADLAQIEKRIERTRKAARSQKEAQIELTALEKLLGVLNEGQPARLCQLTEDEEAAIRFLGLLTRKPVIYAANVAEQDLATGNDWTAAVQEMAKQEGAEVVIVSAQVEAELVDLPEADRAEYLASLGVTEGGLRSLIRSTYKLLGLQTFFTTGPKETRAWTIPAGTKAPQAAGVIHSDFERGFIRAETVSYEDLVACQSMTVAKEKGLVRSEGKDYVVQEGDVMLFRFNV comes from the coding sequence ATGCTACGCGCTGGAATTGTCGGCCTACCCAATGTGGGCAAATCAACACTGTTTAATGCCCTTGTGGCCAATGCTAAGGCCGAGGCAGCCAATTTCCCTTTCTGTACGATTGAACCCAATGTTGGTGTTGTCGCAGTCCCCGATGAGCGGCTGGAGGTCCTGGCAAAAATTTCCCAATCTGCTCAGATTGTGCCGACGCGGGTAGAGTTTGTGGACATCGCGGGCTTAGTAAAGGGAGCCAGCAAAGGAGAAGGACTGGGCAACCAGTTTTTGGCAAATATTCGCGAGGTGGATGCCATTGTCCACGTGGTGCGCTGCTTTGAGGACCCGGATATTGTCCATGTGGCAGGGCGGGTCAATCCGGTTGAGGATATTGCCGTGATTAACTTAGAACTTGCCCTGGCGGATTTAGCCCAGATAGAAAAGCGCATTGAACGCACCCGCAAGGCGGCGCGATCGCAAAAAGAAGCCCAGATTGAGCTGACGGCCCTTGAAAAGCTCCTGGGGGTACTCAATGAGGGACAGCCTGCCCGTCTGTGTCAACTGACAGAGGATGAAGAGGCGGCCATTCGCTTTCTCGGCTTGCTCACTCGTAAGCCTGTGATCTATGCCGCTAACGTGGCTGAGCAGGATTTGGCCACTGGCAATGACTGGACAGCAGCAGTTCAGGAGATGGCAAAGCAAGAGGGGGCGGAGGTGGTGATTGTCTCGGCTCAAGTGGAGGCCGAGCTCGTGGATTTGCCCGAGGCCGATCGCGCCGAGTATCTCGCCAGTCTTGGCGTGACGGAGGGGGGCCTGCGATCGCTCATTCGCTCAACCTATAAGCTGCTTGGCCTGCAAACTTTCTTTACCACAGGGCCTAAGGAAACCCGAGCGTGGACAATTCCAGCGGGTACCAAAGCGCCCCAAGCGGCCGGCGTCATTCACAGTGACTTTGAGCGGGGCTTTATTCGCGCCGAAACGGTAAGCTATGAGGATCTTGTGGCCTGTCAATCCATGACGGTGGCCAAGGAAAAAGGCCTAGTACGCAGTGAAGGCAAAGATTACGTTGTGCAGGAGGGGGATGTGATGCTCTTTCGCTTTAATGTTTAG
- a CDS encoding diacylglycerol kinase family protein has protein sequence MTQKVLATYTEKASGTTPLRGRSYRVASCLLNSFRYAWAGVVYTFQTQRNFRIHTAVGLSAIALSGLLKLPPVEVAVILLTIGIVMGLELLNTALEAIVDLTVGREYHELARIAKDCAAGAVLLSAIAAVGVAMALIVPPLVDPIAGILP, from the coding sequence ATGACACAAAAAGTTCTAGCCACCTACACTGAGAAAGCCTCAGGGACAACCCCACTGCGAGGGCGCTCCTACCGTGTGGCCTCCTGCCTACTGAATAGTTTCCGTTACGCGTGGGCAGGGGTCGTCTATACCTTTCAAACTCAGCGCAATTTTCGGATTCATACCGCAGTTGGCCTGAGCGCGATCGCCCTCAGTGGTTTGTTAAAACTTCCCCCCGTTGAGGTGGCAGTGATTTTGCTGACGATTGGTATTGTCATGGGGCTGGAGTTGCTGAATACGGCTCTTGAAGCGATAGTAGATCTCACCGTTGGCCGGGAATATCACGAACTTGCCCGCATTGCTAAAGATTGTGCCGCTGGTGCAGTGCTACTCAGTGCGATCGCAGCCGTGGGGGTGGCAATGGCCTTAATTGTGCCCCCCTTGGTTGATCCAATTGCGGGAATATTGCCATAG
- the ybeY gene encoding rRNA maturation RNase YbeY yields the protein MPVTVYLELHHPSLSAEVAALPWSAWFHTWMAMVEPNAGKEYELTLRLTTDAEIRALNCRYRDRNTPTDVLAFATRDDALPLPLEEPEYLGDIIISGDTARQQATESGHTLSIEITWLACHGLLHLLGWDHPDEAQLARMLAQQAECLAAVGLTPPMFLKCSVG from the coding sequence ATGCCGGTTACCGTCTATCTGGAACTGCACCATCCTTCCCTGAGCGCTGAAGTGGCGGCACTCCCTTGGTCAGCGTGGTTTCACACATGGATGGCAATGGTGGAGCCCAATGCAGGCAAAGAGTATGAGCTGACCCTGCGTTTGACAACCGATGCCGAGATTCGAGCCCTTAACTGTCGGTATCGCGATCGCAACACCCCCACGGATGTGCTTGCCTTTGCCACCCGCGATGATGCCCTGCCGCTGCCCCTAGAGGAACCTGAATACCTTGGGGACATCATTATTTCTGGCGATACTGCCCGTCAGCAAGCCACAGAAAGTGGGCACACTCTCTCTATAGAGATCACCTGGCTAGCCTGCCATGGCCTTCTCCACCTCCTAGGCTGGGATCATCCCGATGAGGCCCAACTGGCACGGATGTTAGCTCAGCAGGCCGAGTGCCTGGCAGCCGTCGGGCTTACACCCCCAATGTTCCTTAAATGCTCTGTTGGCTAG
- a CDS encoding DUF3285 domain-containing protein, whose translation MSKSPEPTSAPAEQPSYVKLAMRNMVRKRGKSLIHFALTSIGLLALLVGLSYLTR comes from the coding sequence ATGAGCAAGTCCCCCGAACCTACGTCTGCCCCTGCCGAGCAGCCCAGTTATGTCAAATTGGCCATGCGCAACATGGTGCGTAAGAGAGGCAAATCCCTGATCCATTTTGCCCTCACCAGTATCGGTCTGTTGGCGTTGTTGGTGGGCTTGTCCTACCTCACCCGTTAG
- the rodA gene encoding rod shape-determining protein RodA produces MFWTTRLWQRRWSAWLYPWRGMDWLLLIAVWLITLLGAVAIHSAELHIGEKDGFQHLAIAGVGTVLLFLLARLPTSVFISAHWWVYGLSCLLLLAVSLFGVEANGAQSWLPIAGFNLQPSEFAKISIILTQAALLQRVPANGLSGILRVFAATALPLGLILSEPDLGTSLVFAAITLGMLYWANARLGWIVLMLSPLVAAILFALPLPYELNLVLWFLWTLGMGVVAWQTLPLGWIGAIGGIVLNLSGAGLGQLLWSVLKDYQKDRLLMFLDPDKDPLGAGYHLIQSRIAIGAGGLWGRGLFHGTQTQLGFIPEQHTDFIFSAIGEELGFWGGLLVLGLFWFIGLRLLQIANSARDDFGSLLAIGLFAMLMFQAVVNIGMTINLFPVTGIPLPFLSYGRSALLATYVGLGLVQSVANHRPRSRY; encoded by the coding sequence ATGTTTTGGACAACTCGGCTATGGCAACGCCGCTGGTCTGCTTGGCTCTATCCTTGGCGGGGGATGGATTGGCTACTTTTAATTGCAGTATGGTTGATTACGCTGCTAGGGGCAGTGGCCATTCACAGTGCTGAGCTGCACATTGGCGAAAAGGATGGCTTCCAACATCTGGCAATCGCGGGCGTGGGTACAGTTTTGCTTTTCCTACTGGCACGGCTGCCGACCTCGGTCTTTATCTCAGCCCACTGGTGGGTCTATGGCCTCAGTTGTCTCCTCCTACTGGCTGTGAGCCTATTTGGCGTTGAAGCTAACGGCGCCCAGAGCTGGCTGCCCATTGCGGGCTTTAACCTCCAGCCTTCTGAATTTGCCAAAATCTCGATCATCCTCACCCAGGCTGCCCTCCTCCAGCGGGTGCCTGCCAATGGCCTCAGCGGCATTCTACGGGTGTTTGCGGCAACGGCCTTGCCCCTAGGGTTGATTTTGTCGGAACCCGATCTGGGTACTTCCCTGGTCTTTGCTGCCATCACCCTGGGGATGCTCTACTGGGCCAACGCCCGTTTGGGTTGGATTGTGCTGATGCTCTCCCCTTTGGTGGCCGCGATTCTCTTTGCCCTACCGCTGCCCTATGAACTCAATCTCGTGCTGTGGTTCCTGTGGACATTGGGGATGGGGGTAGTGGCGTGGCAAACCCTGCCCCTTGGTTGGATTGGGGCGATCGGTGGCATTGTTCTGAATCTTTCGGGGGCAGGGCTGGGGCAATTGCTGTGGAGTGTTCTCAAGGACTATCAAAAAGACCGCCTCTTGATGTTCTTAGATCCGGATAAAGATCCCCTGGGGGCGGGCTATCACCTGATCCAATCCCGCATTGCCATCGGCGCCGGTGGCCTGTGGGGGCGAGGGCTATTTCATGGGACGCAGACACAATTGGGGTTTATCCCTGAGCAGCACACGGACTTTATTTTTTCTGCCATCGGTGAGGAATTAGGCTTTTGGGGCGGCTTGCTAGTGTTAGGACTGTTTTGGTTCATTGGGCTGCGGCTATTGCAAATTGCCAATAGTGCCCGGGATGATTTTGGCTCACTCCTTGCCATTGGCCTCTTTGCCATGTTGATGTTCCAAGCGGTGGTCAATATCGGCATGACCATTAACCTGTTTCCTGTGACGGGCATTCCCTTGCCGTTCCTCAGCTATGGCCGTTCTGCCCTCTTGGCCACCTATGTTGGTTTAGGGCTGGTACAATCGGTGGCCAATCATCGCCCGCGATCGCGCTACTGA
- a CDS encoding GIY-YIG nuclease family protein, giving the protein MKHAKKATPADMSLPAPTLAELPLHPYIDGSGRVAPDLKGAIGLYAIFDAAGRVQYIGYSRDIRLSLLQHLVRCPQGCSGYKAIAIERPDRPWLETMKQQWLAELGTVPLGNERDRPQWENAIDVKEQMTEAERTAWASADSLTQPKLLKQVARRVEAAILEQLRQRSLQEPLVFNAKLKESGRLDLK; this is encoded by the coding sequence GTGAAGCACGCGAAAAAAGCCACCCCTGCTGATATGAGCCTTCCTGCGCCGACTTTGGCTGAATTGCCCCTCCATCCCTATATTGATGGTTCAGGTCGTGTGGCCCCTGATCTCAAGGGAGCGATCGGTCTCTATGCCATTTTTGATGCTGCCGGCAGGGTGCAGTATATTGGCTATTCTCGGGATATACGACTGAGTTTGCTACAACACCTTGTGCGCTGTCCTCAGGGGTGTAGTGGCTACAAAGCGATCGCTATTGAGCGCCCCGATCGCCCGTGGCTAGAAACCATGAAACAGCAGTGGCTAGCGGAATTGGGAACTGTGCCCTTAGGCAACGAGCGCGATCGCCCCCAGTGGGAAAATGCCATTGATGTCAAGGAGCAAATGACCGAGGCCGAACGCACTGCATGGGCCAGTGCCGACTCACTCACTCAACCAAAACTGCTGAAACAGGTGGCGCGGCGAGTTGAAGCAGCGATTCTCGAACAGCTACGGCAGCGATCGCTACAGGAGCCGCTGGTCTTTAACGCCAAACTAAAGGAAAGTGGACGGCTGGATCTCAAATGA
- a CDS encoding 3'(2'),5'-bisphosphate nucleotidase CysQ — protein MTTSPPLTSSQIWQINQLLRQAGQRARQLAQQPFDVIEKGRQDFATSIDRFLDRLLSQKFRAWFPEDGIISEENADSPAVFQEPKNRYWLIDPLDGTDDLIHHRQGYALMVGLLEHYSPVAGWIYAPNLDHLYYGGKDWGLFQMSSGGPPVPLLPVCPPSPNGDHCPMMIGYRDYRTYGDAIHRVLPQVEFRFLGSFGLKVIEVILGRAGLYLYLNQRVKLWDTTAPLALATAAGLVCTDLQGNPLRFDATGLQEQTLAHQQPILIGWPEYIAALRSPLVEAITAVQLPFGSA, from the coding sequence ATGACGACTTCTCCCCCTCTGACCTCTAGCCAAATCTGGCAGATCAATCAACTCCTGCGCCAAGCGGGGCAACGGGCACGGCAACTGGCACAGCAACCCTTTGATGTCATTGAAAAGGGACGCCAAGACTTTGCCACCAGTATTGATCGCTTCTTGGATCGGCTGCTGAGTCAGAAATTTCGTGCTTGGTTTCCTGAAGATGGCATCATCAGTGAGGAAAATGCCGACTCCCCAGCAGTTTTTCAGGAACCGAAAAATCGCTACTGGCTGATTGATCCCCTTGATGGTACCGATGATCTGATTCACCATCGCCAAGGCTATGCCCTAATGGTGGGTTTGCTAGAGCACTACAGTCCAGTGGCGGGTTGGATCTATGCCCCCAATCTGGACCATCTCTACTACGGCGGTAAAGACTGGGGACTCTTTCAAATGAGCAGCGGTGGGCCACCTGTCCCCCTATTACCCGTTTGTCCACCTTCCCCTAATGGCGACCATTGCCCGATGATGATTGGCTATCGCGACTACCGTACCTACGGCGATGCAATTCATCGGGTGTTGCCCCAAGTGGAATTTCGCTTTCTGGGCAGTTTTGGCCTCAAGGTGATTGAAGTAATTTTGGGACGGGCGGGACTCTACCTCTACTTAAATCAGCGGGTTAAGCTCTGGGATACCACCGCCCCCTTAGCTTTGGCAACAGCGGCAGGTTTGGTGTGCACCGACTTGCAGGGAAATCCCTTGCGTTTTGATGCCACAGGTTTACAGGAACAAACCCTGGCCCATCAGCAACCCATTCTCATTGGCTGGCCAGAGTATATCGCTGCTTTGCGATCGCCCTTGGTGGAAGCGATTACGGCAGTTCAACTGCCCTTTGGGTCTGCCTAG
- a CDS encoding serine protease — translation MGRWHSWSLVGMAIATLHIAQPFPSQAVSVTEVARIAKKITVLIEGANSHGSGILLQRHGNTYVILTAYHVVEKGGQYTVKTVDGQRHAMRPRSIRRLPSVDLATLEIESNRDYTLATLGNSGEAVEGMPVFVAGFPAQEASVLGGIYQFTEGRLTANASRPIQDGYALVYSNPTLPGMSGGPVLDENGRLIGIHGSADIASTLVQEGNGSSTVFVKRGFNLGIPIHTYLSLATPSRPTTALPAVTPMKAADYFLAAEASFQRQNFAPAIENYSQAIALNPNYSEAYLGRAVAQIFALVPNQDFNQLGEELGTKYLSRLTQGNPILKDAFPPNPPTPLLETFMRNMAERPGTIQPDIAKAIALNPQYTEAYGVSSFLNLLLGNFGNAIAESERALALRPNNSDLQMIQALALFLSGDFRRSIAVFDRLIAANPKSTDYHLLRGVAAFMMGDYALSRPSWTTLTQLTPRDPMPFALRGVTYLLEENFKASLPDLRQAAELYRQQGNTQSYNQMMQVIHQIENR, via the coding sequence ATGGGGCGCTGGCACAGTTGGTCATTGGTGGGAATGGCGATCGCCACCCTCCACATTGCTCAGCCTTTTCCGAGTCAAGCAGTAAGCGTTACAGAAGTTGCCCGCATCGCCAAAAAGATCACCGTGCTGATTGAAGGTGCCAACAGCCATGGCTCAGGCATCCTATTGCAGCGTCATGGCAATACTTACGTCATTCTCACCGCCTACCATGTGGTTGAAAAGGGCGGCCAGTACACTGTGAAAACGGTTGATGGTCAGCGCCATGCCATGCGACCCCGCTCAATTCGTCGCTTGCCCAGTGTTGATCTAGCCACACTAGAAATTGAAAGCAACCGTGATTACACCCTTGCCACACTGGGAAACTCTGGAGAAGCGGTGGAGGGTATGCCTGTTTTTGTAGCTGGTTTTCCTGCTCAGGAGGCCTCGGTGCTAGGTGGCATTTATCAATTTACAGAGGGACGGCTGACGGCCAATGCCTCACGTCCGATTCAAGATGGCTATGCCCTAGTCTATAGCAACCCCACGCTGCCAGGGATGAGTGGCGGGCCTGTCCTCGATGAAAATGGCCGTTTAATTGGGATTCATGGCAGTGCCGATATTGCTTCTACGCTTGTCCAGGAGGGCAATGGCTCTAGTACCGTCTTTGTTAAACGCGGCTTTAATCTCGGCATTCCCATTCATACCTACCTGAGTTTGGCAACACCGTCGCGGCCAACCACGGCTCTACCTGCTGTGACCCCCATGAAGGCAGCAGACTATTTCCTTGCCGCTGAGGCGTCCTTCCAGCGCCAAAATTTTGCCCCTGCCATTGAAAACTACAGCCAAGCAATCGCCCTCAATCCCAACTACAGTGAGGCCTATCTAGGACGGGCCGTAGCGCAAATTTTTGCCCTTGTGCCTAACCAAGACTTTAATCAGCTTGGTGAAGAACTGGGTACCAAGTACTTGAGCCGTCTCACCCAGGGCAACCCTATCCTCAAGGATGCCTTTCCTCCCAACCCACCCACCCCTTTGCTGGAGACATTTATGCGCAATATGGCTGAACGACCGGGCACAATCCAGCCGGACATTGCTAAGGCGATCGCCCTCAATCCCCAGTACACCGAAGCCTATGGCGTGAGTAGCTTTTTGAATTTGCTCCTGGGCAACTTTGGCAATGCCATTGCGGAGAGTGAGCGCGCCCTTGCCCTCAGACCCAACAACAGTGATCTGCAAATGATTCAGGCCTTGGCGCTGTTTCTCAGTGGGGATTTTCGCCGTAGTATCGCCGTATTTGATCGCCTCATTGCCGCCAATCCCAAGAGTACTGACTATCATTTGCTGCGGGGAGTTGCCGCTTTTATGATGGGGGACTATGCCCTCAGTCGCCCCAGTTGGACGACCTTGACCCAGCTTACCCCGCGGGATCCAATGCCCTTTGCTTTGCGGGGAGTGACATATCTTTTAGAAGAGAACTTCAAAGCCAGCCTACCTGATCTGCGGCAAGCAGCTGAACTCTATCGCCAGCAGGGGAATACGCAATCCTACAACCAAATGATGCAGGTGATTCACCAAATCGAGAACCGTTAG